From Microbacterium sp. CGR2:
GGCTGCGGCGACCTCGTGCGCAGCATCCGCCGTGAACGATTCGGCGACGACGACGTCTGTCGGGAGTACCAGCTCCACGCCGCGCTCCGCCGCTTCGGCGATGTAGCCGCGGACTGTCTCGAGCTGATCCTCTTCGAGGAGGCTGGACGCCACCGCGTGACCCTGCGCCTTCAAGAAGGTGAACAGCATTCCGCCGCCGACCAGAATGCGGTCGACCCGAGGCAGCAGGTGCGAGATCACACCGAGCTTGTCGCTGACCTTCGACCCGCCGAGCACGACCGCATAGGGGCGCTCGGGCTTCTCGGTGAGGCGATCGAGCACGTCCAGCTCGGCCTCGATCAGCAGGCCCGCCGCCGACGGCAGCAGTTCGGCGAGTTCGTAGACGCTCGCCTGCTTGCGGTGGACGACACCGAAACCGTCGGACACGAGCACGTCGCCGAGCTTCGCGAGCTCTTCGGCGAAGGCTCGACGCGTGGCGTCGTCCTTCGAGGTCTCACCGGCGTTGAACCGCAGGTTCTCGATGACGACGACGCCGCCATCCTCCAGCGAGGCCACAGCATCGTGCGCCGATTCGCCGACGGTGTCCCGCGCGAATGCGACGGGCGCTCCCAGCAGTTCGGAGAGCCGCTGAGCCACGGGCTCGAGGCTGTACTGCGGGTCGGGGGCACCGTCGGGGCGTCCGAGGTGCGAGCACACGACAACGCGGGCGCCCGCGTTGATCAGTGCGTTGAGGGTCGGCAACGAGGCGCGTACACGACCATCGTCCGTTATGACCCCGTCCCGCAGGGGGACGTTCAGATCACAACGGACGATGACGCGCTTGCCCTCGAGCGAACCCAGTGAGTCCAGGGTGCGCAGAGTCATGTGTCAGAGCTCAGAGACGCTCGGCCACGTACTCGGTGAGGTCGACAAGACGGTTGGAGTAACCCCACTCGTTGTCGTACCAGCTGGAGACCTTGACCAGGTTGCCGCTCACGTTGGTGAGCGTCGAGTCGAAGATCGACGAGTGCGCGTTGTGCACGATGTCGCTCGACACGATCTGGTCTTCGTTGTACTGGAGGTAGCCGGCGAGGCGACCATCGACAGCAGCTGCCTTGTAGGCCGCGTTGACCTCGTCGACCGTCAGGTCCTGGCGGTCGGTGATCAGCGTCAGGTCGACGATCGAGCCGGTGGGAACCGGAACGCGGTACGACGAGCCGCTGAGCTTGCCCTGCAGCTCCGGCAGCACAGCGCCGATGGCCTTGGCGGCACCGGTGGAGGCCGGCGTGATGTTGATCGCCGCGGCGCGTGCACGACGCAGGTCGCTGTGCGGGCCGTCCTGGAGGTTCTGGTCGGCCGTGTAGGCGTGTGCGGTCATCATGAAGCCGCGGTCGATGCCGAATGCGTCGTTGAAGACCTTGGCGAGCGGTGCCAGGCAGTTCGTGGTGCAGGAGGCGTTGGAGATGATGTGGTCCGTCTCCGCGTTGTACGTCTCTTCGTTCACGCCCATGACGATCGTGCGGTCGTCACCCGAGGCCGGAGCCGAGATGAGGACCTTCTTCGCGCCTGCATCGATGTGCTTGCGAGCGAGCTCCGCCTTCGTGAAGAAGCCGGTCGACTCGATGACGATGTCGACACCGAGCTCGCCCCACGGGAGGTTGGCGGGGTCGCGCTCGGCGAACGCCTTGATCTGCTTGCCGTTGACGGTGATGCTCTCGTCGTCGTAGCTGATCTCGGCGTCGAGAACGCCGCTGACCGAGTCGTACTTGAGCAGGTGCGCCAGGGTCTTGTTGTCAGTGAGGTCGTTGACTGCGACGATTTCGAGGTCAGCTCCCTGCGCGAGAGCCGCGCGGAAGTAGTTGCGTCCGATGCGGCCGAAGCCGTTGATACCGATCTTGACAGACACTCAGGTCTCCTGATTTCTTGTGCGCTTGCGCGCGGTTTCAACTTGCGAAGCATGGACAACGGCGTCCCGACGGGCGAAACGTCCATCGGGACGCCCGTCTTGGTTACGACAGTACCAGCAGGCCGTTCGTCTGGTTACGGGCGACCTCGAGACGCTGTGCGACATTCTCCCAGTTGGCGATGTTCCACGCCGCCTTGACGTAGTCGGCCTTGACGTTGAGGTAGTCGAGGTAGAAGGCGTGCTCCCACATGTCGAGCTGGAACAGCGGGATGGTGCCCTGCGCGGTGTTCGACTGCTGGTCGAACAGCTGCTGGATGATGAGGCGCGAGCCGATCGAATCCCAGCTGAGGACGGCCCAACCCGAGCCCTGGATGCCGGTCGCCGCAGCGGTGAAATGCGCCTGGAACTTCTCGAAGGAGCCGAAGTACTCGTCGATGGCCGCCTTCAGCTCACCCTCGGGCTGACCTCCGCCGTTCGGCGACAGGTTGGTCCAGAAGATGGAGTGGTTGACGTGGCCGCCGAGGTTGAACGCGAGGTCCTTCTCGAGCTTGTTCACGTTCGCGAGGTTGCCGCTGTCGCGAGCCTCGGCGAGCTGCTCGAGCGCGGTGTTCGCGCCGGCGACGTAGGTCGCGTGGTGCTTGTCATGGTGGAGTTCCATGATCTTGCCGCTGATGTGCGGCTCGAGAGCCGCGAAGTCGTAGGGAAGGTCGGGGAGCGTGTAAGTCGCCATATCGCTTTCATCCAATCCGCGCCGCGCCGCGGCGCTTGCCGATCCTCCGCGCCGCCGATGTGCGGCGTAGAGCGGACGTAACTCATCCTAGTGACGACAACGCGTGGCCGGACCAGTTCCTTCCGCCGGATGGCGAAGACCCGCCACCGGAAAACCGGACGACGGGTCTTGACGACACGAGCTCAGACGTCGAGGCCGATCGGCACGGCGGCTTCGGTGCCGGGGATGCCGTCCTGCTGAGCTCTTTTGTCGGCCATCGCCAGCAGACGCCGGATCCGACCGGCGACCGCGTCCTTCGTCAGCGGAGGGTCGGCATGGTGGCCCAGTTCGTCGAGGCTCGCGTCGCGGTGTGCGAGACGCAGCTCTCCCGCCACCCGGAGGTGGTCGGGCACCTCGTCGGCGAGGATCTCGAGAGCTCGCTCGACGCGGGCGCACGCTGCGACCGCGGCCTGAGCGGAACGGCGGAGATTCGCGTCATCGAAGTTCACCAGGCGGTTGACGCCCGCGCGCACCTCCCGACGCTGGCGGAGCTCTTCCCATGCCACAGCGGTCTTCTGCGCGCCCATCTCGTTGAGGATGGTGCGGATGGCTTCACCTTCGCGCACGACGACGCGTGGCATGCCGCGTACCTCGCGCGCCTTGGCAGCGACGCCGAGTCGGTGCGCCGCGCCGACGAGGGCCATGGCAGCTTCCGAAGAGGGGCAGACGACTTCGAGCATCGCCGAACGGCCGGGCTCGCTGAGCGTGCCGGCCGCCAAGAACGCACCGCGCCACAGGCCGGCGACCTCGGCGCGGGATCCGGTGGTCAGCCTGTTCGGGAGGCCTCGCACCGGCCGTCGACGCTGATCGAGAAGCCCCGTCTGGCGGGCGAGAGTCTCACCCTGCGTGATCACGCGCACAGCCCACCGCGCACCTTCGTTCGCAGTGCTCGACTGCACCTGAGCGATCTCAGGACGCACCCCGTAGATCTCAGCGAGGTCCCTGGCGACACGGCGTGCGAGCGTCTCGGCATCCACCTCTGCCTCCACGGCCACGCGGCCGGCGATCGAGTGCAGACCACCGGCGAACCGGAGGATCGCGGTCACCTCCGCGACACGCACCGTCGGGGGTGCGTTGCGGATGCTGACCAGCTCGGCCTTGACGTCGGTGGTTAGTGCCACGACACTCCTTCACGTTCACGCGCCGGGTCGCGACGCAAACGTCCAGCTTACTCGGCCGGGCGACCGGCTACTCCCTGCCGAGGTCCCGATGCCGGACATTGACCGCCACGCCGGGGACTGCGGCGAGGCGTCGTCCGAGTTCCTCCGACATGGCGACCGACCGGTGCTTGCCACCGGTG
This genomic window contains:
- a CDS encoding phosphoglycerate kinase; translation: MTLRTLDSLGSLEGKRVIVRCDLNVPLRDGVITDDGRVRASLPTLNALINAGARVVVCSHLGRPDGAPDPQYSLEPVAQRLSELLGAPVAFARDTVGESAHDAVASLEDGGVVVIENLRFNAGETSKDDATRRAFAEELAKLGDVLVSDGFGVVHRKQASVYELAELLPSAAGLLIEAELDVLDRLTEKPERPYAVVLGGSKVSDKLGVISHLLPRVDRILVGGGMLFTFLKAQGHAVASSLLEEDQLETVRGYIAEAAERGVELVLPTDVVVAESFTADAAHEVAAADAIESTAFGASGIGLDIGPETAARFAEVISGSKTVFWNGPMGVFEFPAFAAGTKTVAQALTEVDGLSVVGGGDSAAAVRQLGFTDDQFGHISTGGGASLEFLEGKKLPGLEVLGWAM
- the gap gene encoding type I glyceraldehyde-3-phosphate dehydrogenase, whose translation is MSVKIGINGFGRIGRNYFRAALAQGADLEIVAVNDLTDNKTLAHLLKYDSVSGVLDAEISYDDESITVNGKQIKAFAERDPANLPWGELGVDIVIESTGFFTKAELARKHIDAGAKKVLISAPASGDDRTIVMGVNEETYNAETDHIISNASCTTNCLAPLAKVFNDAFGIDRGFMMTAHAYTADQNLQDGPHSDLRRARAAAINITPASTGAAKAIGAVLPELQGKLSGSSYRVPVPTGSIVDLTLITDRQDLTVDEVNAAYKAAAVDGRLAGYLQYNEDQIVSSDIVHNAHSSIFDSTLTNVSGNLVKVSSWYDNEWGYSNRLVDLTEYVAERL
- a CDS encoding superoxide dismutase; this encodes MATYTLPDLPYDFAALEPHISGKIMELHHDKHHATYVAGANTALEQLAEARDSGNLANVNKLEKDLAFNLGGHVNHSIFWTNLSPNGGGQPEGELKAAIDEYFGSFEKFQAHFTAAATGIQGSGWAVLSWDSIGSRLIIQQLFDQQSNTAQGTIPLFQLDMWEHAFYLDYLNVKADYVKAAWNIANWENVAQRLEVARNQTNGLLVLS
- the whiA gene encoding DNA-binding protein WhiA, whose translation is MALTTDVKAELVSIRNAPPTVRVAEVTAILRFAGGLHSIAGRVAVEAEVDAETLARRVARDLAEIYGVRPEIAQVQSSTANEGARWAVRVITQGETLARQTGLLDQRRRPVRGLPNRLTTGSRAEVAGLWRGAFLAAGTLSEPGRSAMLEVVCPSSEAAMALVGAAHRLGVAAKAREVRGMPRVVVREGEAIRTILNEMGAQKTAVAWEELRQRREVRAGVNRLVNFDDANLRRSAQAAVAACARVERALEILADEVPDHLRVAGELRLAHRDASLDELGHHADPPLTKDAVAGRIRRLLAMADKRAQQDGIPGTEAAVPIGLDV